The DNA region ATCTCGTCCGGGGTGGCGGTGCGCAGCGCGTAGTCGTCGGTCATACCGCCGTGTCTACCAGGGTGTTCGCGCGCCCGGCCGGGAATTTCGCGGAGCGGGACGGGGAGGGGAACGGGAACGGGAACGGGGGCAGGGACGGGGAGGTGGGCGGGGAGAGGGCCGGCGCGGGAGTTCAGCCGCCCGCCAGCGCCCACACCGTGGTGGTCTTCGACGCCGTGTCCTCCAGGTCCGCGACCACGGGCACCTCGTACGCGGCCAGTGCCGTGAACCGCTCGCGCGGCAGGTAGGCGCGGCCGGGGTCGCCGACGATCACCACCGCGCCGCGGGCCCGGGCGCGCTCCAGGAACGGCAGGAACCGGGACGCCATCGCCCGCTCGTAGAAGACGTCCCCGGCCAGCACCACCTCGGCGGGCGCGCCGTCGCCGTCGAGCAGGTCCTCGACCGCCGCGTCGACCAGGACGCCGTTCACCTCGGCGTTGATCCCGATCGCGGCGACGGCGTAGGCGTCGATCTCGGCGGCCCGCACCGAGCGGGCCCCGCACAGCGCCGCCGCGACCCCGACCAGCCCGGATCCGGCCGCGAGGTCCAGCACCGTCCGTCCGGCCACCAGCTCCGGGTGGTCCAGGACGTACCGGGCGACCCCGACCCCGCCCGCCCAGGCGAACGCCCAGAAGGGCGGCGGCAGTCCGCGCTCGCCGCGCGCGTCCTCCGTGGTCTCCCAGAGCGCGATGGCGTCCTCCGCCATGTGCAGGCTCACCTCGGGAACGAACGGCACCGGCCGGACGACCGTCTCCCGCCGCACAAACTCCCGGTCCGACGGGGCAGTTGCGGCGGACCCGGCCGGTCGCGTCTCGTTCAGCATGCGTGCAGCATAGAGCCCGTGACCAGGTGCTCCGCCCACCCGGCGGATCGGCCGTCCCGACCGGCCCCCGCGCAGCCGTCCGCGAGGGCGTCCGTGCGGGCCCGGGTGCGGACCGGTGGCGGGGCCGGGTGCGGACGGCGGCGGGGCCCCGGAGTGTCCCGGGAGCGGCGGCGCGCCCCGTGTCCAGCACGGCCGAAAGTCACCCCGTCCGGCCGCCCGGGCGGCCGCGCGCAGCGGGTAGGTTCTCCGCGTGGTCGGCGTGCGGCCGGCCGGAGACGGGGGCAGCGGTGTCGGACAAGGCGCTCATGGGCAAGGCGGCGGTCGTCACGGGCGGCTCGCGCGGGATCGGGCGGGCGATCGTCGAACGGCTGGCGGCGGACGGCGCGGACGTCGTCTTCGCGTACGCGAGCAACGACGCGGCGGCGGCGGAGGTGGTCCGTGCGGTGGAGGCGAACGGTTCCGGCCGCGCGCACGCGCTCCGGGTCGACCTGGGCGAGCCGGACGGCGCGGAGCGGCTGATGACCGAAGCCGAGGAGCACCTCGGCGGGCTGGACATCCTCGTCAACAACGCGGCGCCCACCTTCACCCGGACCCCGCTCGCCGAGACCCCGACGGCCGACTTCGACGCCGTCCTGGCCGTCAGCGCCCGCGCCGTCTTCCTGACCCTGCGGCACGCGGCCCGGCGGATGCGCGACGGCGGGCGGATCGTCAACATCTCCAGCCTGAACACCCGCCGCCCCACCGACGGCATCGCCGCGTACCTGGCCGGCAAGGGCGCCGTCGAGCAGCTCACGGCCGCCGCCGCGCTCGAACTCGGCCCGCGCGGCATCACGGCCAACACCGTCTCGCCCGGCCCGGTCGAGACCGACCTGCTGCGGGCCGTCAACCCGCCGCAGGCGCTGGAGGTCGTCGCCGGGCTGACGCCGCTGCGGCGGCTCGGGCAGCCGTCGGACGTCGCGGACGTGGTGGCCTTCCTGGTCGGGCCGGACGGACGGTGGGTCTCCGGGCAGAACCTGGGGGCCACCGGCGGCCTGGGCTGACACGACGGACGCAGGACCGGGACGGCGCGGCGACGGCGCGGGCACGGCGCGGCGACGGCGCGGGCACGGCGCGGCGACGGCGCGGGCACGGCGCGGGGCGGGGACCGGAACCCGGTGGCCGGGGGTGTCCCGGGGACGGTCCCGGGCCACCCCCGGCCACCGGGTTCCGACCGGTCGCGTGCCCCGTGAGGTGCCGGGCGCAACCCGGATCACGCACCGCCACCCGATGCGTACCATTTCGATACCGAAGCCAGGGTGAGCTGCGAAGATGCTCGCCGGGCGGGCCCGGGCCCGGGTAGCATCCGGCACATGCCATCCGGCCCGGTGCAGGCGGCTCAGCGCCGCCGTGCCGGTCTGCCGGGCGGCGGACTCTCGCGGGCCGCTCGGTGGTGCCCGCGTACTCGGTACGCGCGCCAGGGCAGTCGCGCGAACGGCGAAGGGCAGCGTCTTGGCGGATCGACTCACCGGTGGCGACTCCTCACTACTGCGGCGGATCAACGCCGCGGTGACCCTCCGGGCGCTACGCGCGGGCCACGCCGTGACCCTCACTCAACTGGTCGGCGACACCGGGCTCTCCCGGCCGACCGTCGAGGGCGTGATCGAGGGACTCGTGGAGACCGGCCTGGTCGCCGAGGTGGAGCAGCCGCAGAACGGCGGCCAGTCCGGCGGCGGGCGGCGCGGCCGGCCGGCCCGCTGGTTCAGGTTCCGCGCCGAGGCCGGGCACATCCTCGGCATCGAGATCGGCGTCCACGACATCCGGATCATCCTCGCCGACCTCACCGGCGAGGTCGTCGGCAGCCACTTCCGGCCGGTCGAGGAGACCCTCGACGCGGAGGAGCGGCTCACCACCGTCCGGTCCGTGGTCGCCGAGGTGCTGCGCAAGGCCGGCGTCTCCCGGGACAACCTGTGGGCGGTCGGCGTCGGCACCCCCGGCATCGTCGACCGCGACGGCACCGTGCAGCTCGGCACCGCCATGCCCGGCTGGACCGGCCTCGACCTCGGTGCCAGACTGCGGCGCTCCTTCCGCTGCCCGGTGATGATCGAGAACGACGCCAACCTCGCCGCCATCGCCGAGCACTGGCAGGGCGCGGCGGTCGGCGCCGACGACATGGTCTTCGTGATGGCCGGCCTCAGCCCCGGCGCCGGCTCCCTCATCAACGGCCGGCTGCACCGCGGTTTCGGCGGCGCGGCGGGCGAGATCGGCGCCCTGCACCTGCTCGGCCAGGAGGTGACGCCCGAGCGGCTGCTCTCCACCACCGGCAAGCCGCTCAATCCGCTCGACGAGGCGGCCGTCGCCCGCGTCCTCAAGCTCGCCCGCGAGGGCGACGAGGTCGCGCAGGTCGCGATGGACCGGTTCCTCACCCGCCTCGTCCAGAGCGTCGCCGCCCTGGTGCTCGCCATCGACCCGCAGCTGGTGGTGGTCGGCGGCTGGGCGGCCGGCCTGGACGGCGTCCTCGACCCGCTGCGCGAGCGGCTCGCCCAGTTCACGCTGCGCGCGCCCGAGGTCGCGCTGGCCGCCCTCGGCTCGGAGGTCGTCGCGATGGGCGCCCTGCGGGTGGCTCTCGACCAGGTCGAGGAGCAGCTCTTCGCCGTCAACCCCCCGGCCGCGGACCCGGCCTCCCCCGCCCGGGTGTGACGGACGGAGCGGCGGCCGCCGGGGGGTACCCGTCGGCCGCCGCGGCGCCTCGTGAAGGCACCGCCTCGATCAATCCGCCTGGAAGTCCGGGGCGGTGAGGTCGATGGTGAGGGAGTTGTCGCAGTTGTTGGTGAACGTCGCACGCGGCCAGTCCACGTCGATGCGGACCAGCTCGTTGCAGAACAGGTGGACCACCCACACCAGGTTGCGGTCGGCATCGAGGCGGGCGAAGAAGCCGTCGGAGCCGTGGGAGCCGCCGCCGCTGAGCAGGTGGCCTGCGCCGTCCGGGAGTTCAGCCTCGGCGTAGACGTCGGCGGAGGTGGTCCACTCGGGGTCGTCGTCCAGGAGTGCGTCCGCGTCGAACGGCTCGCCCAGCGTGAAGTACGTCAGGTAGGAGTCGTCGGAGTCGGCGTCGCGGCCGCTGCCGTCCGCACGGAAGAGACCGGAATGGACAGGGACTTCGCCAGACTGCCAGAGGTCCAGGATTCTCGTCACGGTCACCACCGCCTCTGCCCGTTGACCGGTGCCGGCCGGTCCTGCGATCCGTGCTCAAGCACCCTACCGCCGTTCTCGATGGGGGCACGGTACTCGGGCGGGTGCTGACGGACCGTCAGCAGGTCCGGTTTCTCGCCGTGTTCCCCGGCGTCCGGCGGGGCGGCGGGAGCGGGAGCGGGCCCCTCGGGCGCGGCCCGGCACCACCCGGACACCCGAACGGGCGCACGGACCGCGGACCGCGGACCGCGGACCGACCGAACCGCTACAAGACGCACAAGCCACGCAGGTGCACGCACAGGCGCACGGGAACGGCCCAGGCCCGGACGCCTGTGGGAGCGTCCGGGCCTGGGCCTGAGGGTGTTTCCGGGAGTGGTTCAGGAGGCGGCGGCACCGACCGGGGTCGCGCCGACCGGGGTGACCTCGACGAGGCCGGTCTCGCCGAAGGTGAGCTTGCAGGTGTCGGCCCGGTAGGTGGAGACCGCGAGGGCGACCAGGCGGCCGGCCGCCGCATACTGGGTGGTCATCACCAGGACCGGGGAGCCGGGCGGGCGCTCCAGCAGTGCGGCCTCGTCGGCCTCGGCGACGCCCAGCTCGACCGAGCGGGACTCGCCGTCGACCTCCAGGCGCTCCAGCTGGCGCAGCACCGAGCGGGCGCGGTCGCTCTCGGCACGGAAGCCGGGCAGGTGCGGCAGTGCGGCGGCGGGCACGTGCAGGGACTCGCTCGCCATGCTCTGGCCCTGGACGAGGCGGACCCGGCGGACGGTGTGGACGGTCGCGCCCTCGGCCACGCCGAGCGCCTTGGCCAGCCGGGCGGTGGCCGGGGCGGTGGTGCAGTCGACCGTGCGCCAGGCGTGGCTGCGGGCGGCGCCGGGCCAGCCCTCTTCCTGCCGGTTGACCGGGACGCCGACCCGGGGGGCGGCGATCAGGGTGCCGATGCCGCGGCGGCGGACCAGGCGGCCCTCCAGCTCCAGCTGGTCGAGGGCCTGCCGGAGGGTGGCGCGGGCGACCCCGAAGCGGGCGGCGAGCTCGCGCTCGTTGGGGAGGATCTGGCCGGTGGAGAACTCCGTGTCGATGGCGCGGAGCAGCACCGTGCGCAGGTGCCAGTACTTCGGTTCCGGTACCGCCGTGAGCTGTCCTGTCGTCCCCACCGTGTCCTCCACCCTGTTTCTTCCGCCCTGCCGAAAGAGGGCGGATCCGGCCCGCTGTCCGCTGTTGCGGCAGGTGGGAGAGCGGGCTTTTTCCGTCCTTCTTTATTAAAGGTCCTTGCAGTAAGTGACACTAGGGGCTCGGTCGGGAGATGGTCAAGACCAATGGCGGGCCCCGGCGAGCTTGCCGCACAGTTTCATGGTGCGTTCACGACAGCTCCGCAAGCGGACGCGTCGGATGACGGCCCCGCCCCGGCCACTCGGTAGGCTGCCCGGGTGATCGTGGTGACGAGTGTGAACGTGAACGGAATCCGGGCTGCGGCCAAGAAGGGCTTCATCGAGTGGCTGGCCGCCACCGAGGCGGACGTGGTCTGCCTGCAGGAGGTGCGCTCCGAGCCCGGGCAGCTGCCGGTCGAGCTGCGCGACCTGGACGGCTGGCACGCGGTCTGGGCGCCGGCCGCCACCAAGGGCCGGGCGGGCGTCGCGGTGCTCTCCCGGAACGAGCCGAGCCGTACCGTGATCGGCTTCGAGTCCGCCGAATTCGACGATTCGGGCAGATATGTCGAAATCGACCTTCCCGGTCTGACGGTGGCCAGCCTCTACCTGCCGTCCGGCGAGGTCGGAACCGAACGCCAGGAGGAGAAGGAACGCTTCATGGCGGAGTTCCTCACCCACCTCGGCAAGCTCCGCACCCGGGCCGCCGCCGCCGGCCGGGAGGTCGTGGTCTGCGGTGACTGGAACATCGCCCACCGCCCCGAGGACCTCAAGAACTGGAAGGCCAACCAGAAGGCCGCCGGCTTCCTCCCCGAGGAGCGCGCCTGGCTCTCCCGCGTCTACGACGAGGCGGGCTACGTCGACGTGGTCCGCCGCCTCCACCCCGACCGCACCGGCCCCTACACGTGGTGGTCCTACCGCGGCCGCGCCTTCGACAACGACTCGGGCTGGAGGATCGACCTCCAGGTCGCCACCCCGGCCCTGGCCGCCAAGGCCGTCGAGGCCTACGTCGAGCGCGCCGACACCCACGCCGAGCGATGGAGCGACCACGCCCCGGTGACCGCGGTCTTCGACCTCGACCAACTCCTCTAGCACTTACCGAAGTTCGGGCCATTGACTTCCGGACGGTCCGGAGCGAAGCGCCCCGCCCTCGCACGCGAACGCCCGGCCGGGAGAGCCCGGCCGGGCGCCGGTCGCGGTGCTCCGGGGATCAGAACTGGGTGGTGACGGTGACGCCGCTGAAGTCGGTGGCGGCGTACAGGCCGAGGTAGCGGTAGCCCGCCGTGGGGTTGGTGACGGTGATGGAGTGGGTGGTGCCGGCGACCGTGGAGGCGGCGGTGTAGGCCTTCGGCGACGCCCAGGTGTCCGCGTTGTAGTACAGGTACGCCTGACCGGTGCCGCCGAAGGTGTCGACCTTCAGTGTGGTGGTCCCGGCCGGCAGGTAGACGTACAGGTAGTCGGTGTTGCCGGCGGTCGCCGAGCGGCCGGTCCGGGCGCAGTTGCGGTCCATCGCGTCGGCGCGCTGCCCGGTGCAGGTCGGCAGGCCGAGGGCGGTCGTGGTGACCGCGGCCTGTGTGCTGGCGATCCGGCCGGTGTCATCGGTGGTGGTCAGCGCGACGGTGTACAGGCCGGGCGCGCCGTAGGTGTGGCTCGGGCTGCGCTCGTCCGAGGAGGTGCCGTCGCCGAAGTTCCAGTGCCAGCCGGTGATCCGGCCCGGGCCGGTCTGCACGGAGCGCTCGTTCAGGCTGAGGGTCGCGCCGTTCACCGTGGTGTCGAACAGCGAGGTCGGACCGGTCGCGAGGCAGCCGCCGGCGACGCAGGCGTCGAGCCAGGCGTCGAAGTCGGCGTCGTACGAGGTGCCGAGGTTGTTGTAGACCGCGTAGCCGCCGGGGTAGTCACCGACGCGGAAGCGCTCCAGCATGGACTGGACGTCGGCCGGGTGCCTCTCCAGCATGTAGCGGACGGCCAGGTAGCCCCACGGGTAGATGCGGGTCGAGTCCGAGTTGGCGTAGGTGTTCTGGAAGAGCGTGCTGAGCTTGTAGGTGTGCTTGGCCGCCTGGTTCATCGCGTCGACGTCGGTGGCGCCGCGGTGGCTGTACGAGACGTACTCGGCGAGGCCCTCGACCCACCACTTGTTCGGGACGGACGACTGGGTGTCGAAGTTGCCCTTCAGGTTGTAGATGCCGTCGAGGTAGTGGGTGTACTCGTGGTTGAGGTTCCACACCCGGGCGGGGTCGTTGACGTTCCAGGCCTTCTGGTACATCAGGGTCACGGCCCGCTTGTTCGGGTCGGTGGGGTCCATGAGGGTCACGCCGCCGTTGTCGGTGCTGTTGCCGAAGATCGCCCACGAGTAGGTGGTGTAGTCGGCCTTGTTGGCGAAGATCCCGAAGGTGACGGTCTTGGCGTACTGGTTCGGGATGGCCCCGCTGTCCTTGGACACGCTGTGGAAGAGCGCGTCCTGCTTGCGCAGGCTCTCGCAGACGGTGGCCAGTTCGGCGGCCGACAGGGACTGGGCCTGGAGGATGCGGTTGTCGCAGACCAGTTGGTTCGGCAGGATCACCGAGACGAGCTTGTTACGCAGGTCGCAGATGCCGTAGTACGAGCACTGGCCGTAGTTGAAGTACTCGGCCTGGCGGGCCGTGTACAGGTACAGCGTCCCGAAGGGCGAGAGCAGCGGCGCGGAGTCCAGCACCTTCTTGACCAGCGGCTTGGCCACGGCCTCGGCGGCGGGGCTCATCCCGGCGAACTTGGCCAGGTCGTTGCCCGCGTTGGTGTCGAGGACGTAGTTCAGCCCGCTGAGCAGGTCCCGGTGGTTGATCGCGAAGTCGGCGAGCGAGTTGATGAGGCTCGGGTCGTCCGCGAGCGCCTGGACGAAGTCCTTGTTCCGGTAGCCTTCCCAGAGCGGGTAGTACAGCACGGAGTTGACCGCGGCCCGCATCTGCGGGAACTGGTTGTACGTGTTGTCGTACTCGTCCAGGATCCGCTTGTAGACGCCCAGGTAGTGGGCCTGGACGTTGGCGCTGTCGGTGAGCCACACCACCTCCTTGAGGATGCGGCCGTTGTTCTCGCTGACGTCACGCCAGCGGGTGCCCGCGAAGAGGGTGTCCAGGGCGGCCGTGACGGCGTCGGTGAGCGCGGGGGTGTACGCGCCCGCCGCAACGGGGTGCCAGAACTGGATGTAGTAGCCCACCTGCAGGTACTTCACCATCGGCGCGATGCCGGTCGTGTTGTCGCCGGGGTAGGTCGCCGCCACGTCCTTGAGGGCGGCCGCGACGGACAGCATCCGGGCCTGGTTGAAGATGCTCGGGTCGGCGCCGCCGCTCCGGTACAGCGAGTCGATGCACTCCGTGGTCGAGCTCTTGATGAAGGCGACCAGGTCGGCCCCGGTGAGGGCGGCGAAGTCGGCCGGGGTGCAGCTCTGTACGGCGAGGGACTTGAACTGGGCGGGGGCGCTCGCCTCGGCCGGCTCCTCCAGCAGGCGCGTCGCGCCGATCAGCGCCGGGGACTGCGGAGCGGCGGGCTCGCCGGGTTCCTCGGAGCCCGTCGTCGTGGTCGGGGCCGTCGGGGCGGCGGGGCCGACCGGGCCGGCCGGGTCGGCCGAGGCAGTCGTCGTGGTCGGAGCCGACCCGGCGGTCACGACGGGCGGCGCCGCGAAGGCCTGGGCCGGGAGCACGGTGGTGGCCGTGGCGCAACAGGCGACGACGCCTGCCGCGAGCACGGAGAGTCTGGTGCGCAGGAGCACGCCGAATCCTTCGTCGAGTGGGGGCAGCCCGACGTGGGGTCGGGCTGAAGGAAGGAGATTTGGCGTGGATCCTGTCATCGACCGATGAGCAGAACAATGTCACAGGTTATATGGCATGAGATTTTCGGCCATCTCGCGGCTCGCACCCTCCGGGCGGCCGACCTGCGATGTTCCCGGCCCGAGCGGCTCGGCATATGGAACCGAAGGGACATCAGGCCATGATCCGGACCACCGCACAAGGCCGTTGGGCCTCACGGACTGGCCGATCTGCGCCTCCCACGCAGAACGCCCGGCCGGGGAGACCCCGGCCGGGCGTGCACGGCCTGCCACGCGACAGGTCGACGCGTCAGACGGCGCCGAACCCACCATTGGCGGCGGCGGTGCCGAAGGACTGGGACGAGCTTCCACTCGGCTGCCGGTAGTGCCACCAGCCCCGCCCTCACCCGCACCGGACCACGACGGCGGCGACGAGAACGTTGAGCGGGCACCGGGATTTTTCCCGGCGCCCGCTCCCCTCTCACCGGATCTCTCGTGCGGTAAGCCAGGAATCGGCCATGCCGCCACGGAAGGCTCCGCGATGGCAGCGCGTCCTCACGCCTGGGGCGGCGCCTGAGTCCCTTGGCGCTGCCGCCGGCGGTAGTTGCGCATGGACACCTGGGAGCCGCAGCCGGGACTGCAGTACAGCCCTCCCCCATTGCGGGTGCGGTCGAGGAAACCGAAATGGCACGGGGGGTTCCGGCACGCCTTGATGCGCCCCCAGTCGCTGCTCTGGGCGAAGGTCGTCACCGCGGCCAGTACGGTTCCGAACACACGCTCCACCCCCGCCTGCGGCGACGCCAGCTCGACACCACCGGCCGTGACCACCGCCGCCAGCGGGTAGAGCGAACCCGCGCGCCGCAGGTGCCGCTCGGCACGCTGCAGCGGCTCACCCAGGCTCTCCTCGTCGCCCGAGTGCGCGAGCAGCACGGTCACCAGGGCATCGCGCAGCTCGCGCGCGGCCGCGGCATCAGCATCGGTCGCCACCGTTTCGCCGCCGAAGTCGTCGCACTCCGCCAGCCACGCCGCGAGCGAGTCCCCGTCCCCGAACAACTCCCGCCGACCGGCCCCGTCCGCGCGCGTGTTCACGAACGCGAGCAAGGCCTCCACCGCCGGCGTGACGGTGCGCGGGCTGAGTTTGGGAGTTCCGGCCGCCGCACTGCTCATGGCTTCACTCTACATCAGCAGGAAGAGGCACTAATCCGTCTAACGGGCAACCAAGAGCGCCGTCCGGCTTGACTCGTTGCGAGCTAACTCATTACGGTCGCAACATGAACGGAACATCCAACCAGCAGACCCGCCCCCGCACATGGCTGATCACCGGCGCGACGTCCGGCATCGGCCGCGAACTGACGCTCCAGGCGCTCGCCAACGGCGACGCCGTCTCGGCGCTCGCCCGCAACACCGCTTCCCTGGACGAACTGACCGAAGTGCACGGCGAGCGCCTGCTCCCCATCCAGGCGGACGTGCGTGACGAGCAGGCCGTCCGGGAAGCGGTGGAGCGCACGCTCACGCGGTTCGGCCGGATCGACGTGGTGGCCAACAACGCCGGCTACGGACTGTTCGGAGCCGTCGAGGAGGCCTCCGACGCGCAGATCCGCGCCGTGTTCGACACCAACGTCTTCGGAGTGCTCAACGTGCTCCGCGCGACGTTGCCGGTGCTCCGCGCCCAGCGATCCGGGCACATCCTCCAGGGCTCATCCGTCTACGGGCAGTCCGCCCATCCCGGCGTGGGGCTGCTGGCCGCGACCAAGCACGCGGTCGAGGGGCTGTCGGACGCGCTGCTGGCCGAGGTCGCACCGCTCGGCATCAAGGTCACGATCATCCAGCCCGGGCTGACCGCGACCCCCTTCCTGGCCAACCTCGATGTCGCGGCCGGCCTGGCCGACTACGACCAAACCGTCCGCGAGGTCCAGAAAGGCATCGGCGAGCTGCCGGCATCCGCGTTCTCCTCCGCGGCGCGGATCGCCACAGGCATCCGGACCGCGGTCGACAGCCCCAACCCTCCGCTGCGCCTGGCCCTCGGCACCTCCGGCGCCACGGGCATGCGCACCGCGTTGGAGACCCGCATCGCGGACCTGGACACCTGGAAGCGCGTGACCGACGCCGTCGACAGATAGCCGCAAGTCCCGCCGGGGGCCGCGGCACTGACAGCCGAGGTGCCCCCGGCGGCGTAATCCGCGCGTGCCCGGAAAGCCGGGAAGTAATCTTGACCAACGACGTCATCCTGCTCACCGGAGGTCCCTACCGCGCAGGCCAGCAGACGCCCTCGAACAGTCCACACTCGAACGGGTGGACCTTGAACAAACGGCGCCGTTCCGCTGGAGGATCGACCTCCAGGTCGCCACCCCCGCCCTGGCCGCCAAGGCCGTCGAGGCCTACGTCGAACGCGCCGACACCCACGCCGAACGCTGGAGCGACCACGCGCCGGTGACCGTGGTGTTCGACCACCAGTCCTGACAGCTCCCCACGGGCAGGGCCTCCCAGGAGGCCGGGACCTCTGCCCAGCCGTCTCGACCGTCACGGCTTGGGCGAGGGGCCGGTCCTCTGGGCGTACGTGCGGGGCAAACCCCCCGCCGCCTTCCAGACCTTCCTGGACGACGACGGCATCCTCCGGCCGAAGTCCCGGCGAGCCCTTGGCACTTGAGCCCGGCTATCCGAGATCCCCGACAGGGTCAAGCCGAGAGGAAGGAGGAACGACGATGTCGCCACGCAGGAGTCCGCTGCCCTGTGGGGCCTCCGCGGGGTCATGGCCGGCAGAGATGATCCGGTTGCCCTCGTCGACGAAGACAACATGGGGCTTCATGTCGCGGGCCTCCTCATCGGATACCTGCGCATAGGAGATGATGATCACGAGATCTCCTGGGCTGATGAGTCGCGCGGCGGCACCGTTGATGCCGATGATTCCGGAGTTCCTCGGCCCTTCGATGACGTAGGTGGAGAGGCGGGACCCGTTGTCGATGTCAACGATGTCGACCTTCTCGCCGGGCAGTAGATCTGCGGCCTCCATGAGGTCGGAGCCGATGGTGAGCGAACCCACGTAGTGGAGGTCGGCCTGTGTGACCGTGGCCCGGTGGATCTTGGACTTCATCATGGTGCGGTGCACGGCGGTTGATCCTCGTCGTTCCTGCTCAGACAGCGGCTAGGAAACAGCTGCGGTATGTACGTATGATCTTGGTCAACAGGCTGGTAAGTCAGATGGTTGGAGCGCACTCCCGATTACGGCACATCGTCGGATATCGCCGGCACATCGCCGATCAGAGCGGGCAGTTCAGTCTCGTCGTTCTCGATCCGAGGGGACGGCAGCCATTCGCCCTCCTCGTTGATCACCACGACATGAGGGTGCGTTCTGCCGATATCCACCCCGGCCATCCGGCGAATCAGCCCTTACAGCCGTGCCCGGATCCTCTGGGCTCCTCTAGATGTCGCCATAGTCCGACGTGGACACCTCGGGACTGTCGGATTGCTCTTCCTGGACAGGAACTGCGGCGGCATCGTTGCGGGCCCCACCCCAGCGCTTCTCGGTCTCCCTGTGAATGTGCCAGATGTCGTCCTCGGTGAGGAGGACGGAGACGACACCGGGAAAAGCCTCCTCGAAGTAGATGTAGGGCTTTCGGTTGTCGATGCGCGGGGAGTGGTAGTCGAGTTGGTCCCGCATGCCGTGCTGGCGCGTGACCGGTGTCGCGGGGTGATAGGTGAGTATGTTCGGGCTGGCCAGATCGATCAGCTTGTCGTCGACGAGACGGCCCACTTCATGGATGGTCTCGTCGATACTCTCCCGCGTCTCACCGTCGAGGCCGAAGAGAACGGAGGTCCCCAGCTGCAGACCCTGCTCCTTGACGAGGGCCGCAGCTTCCCTGACCTTCTCCCTCCAGGGCTTCCGTTCGTCCCGGCGGATGTTCTTGTGAATGTTGTTCATGACCTGCGTCGACATGCTCTCGATGCCGATGTAGATGTAGCTGCATCCGGCATCCTTCATCTTCCGCAGGATTTTTGACGACTCTTCAGCCGAATGGAGCGCGACGAGGGTGTCCACGGTCAGCTGGGCACCCCACTGGAGGTCGCCCAGCCGCTGGACGTCGTCTTCCTCGCGAACGAATCTGCGGTAACGCGGTTCGAGTGAGCCGCCCTCCTCCCGGCGGATCCGGCCGAGCTCTTCGCAGAAGTTCTCGATGTCCCGGTACCGGCCGCTCCAGAAGACGGAGTCGTCGAAGAAGAGCGACTCGGCGCCGTAGCTGACGTACTCACAGACCCGCTCCGCCGCCGCACCTATCGCATCGTCCTTGAACCGCTTGAGCCCAGCGCCGAGTTGCGAAGACTCGGAGCAGAAATTACATCGGTACGGACAGGCGTTGGACACCATGAAGTGCGCGGTGCGCAGCACCTCTCCCGTCCCGGGGCGGGTGAAGATGGGGAATCGGGATCGGATCGCGAACGCCTCGTACGGCGAGGGTAAGGACGCGAGGTCGAGCGTTCGGCCACGGAGCGGAACGGCGTCGAAGGTCTCCCCCGCCGCCAGGACGACGACCGACGTGCCGGGCACGGGGCCCTCGTCGGCGAGCAGCCCCTGCAGGCACGGCAGCACCTGGTCACGGTCCACCCAACGCCGGTCGAGATCGGTGGCGAGGGCGAGGGCCCGCATGATCAGGTCCACAGCGAAGTAGGCCTCGCCGCCGATGACGGCGTCGACCACTCTGGGAGCCTTGCCCTCCTGGATGACCGCCACCGTGCTGCTGGGTTCGGACACGACGGTCTGGCCGTCGGGGGTGCAGGTGATGGTCTCGTCCACATGACGGCCTCCGAGTATGACGAAGGCATCCGGGACCTCGCACTTGACCAGCCTCGCGATTTCGAGCGCGTAGCGGTGCGCGGGTGACACGGCGCTGATGAGCACG from Kitasatospora sp. NBC_00458 includes:
- a CDS encoding IS110 family transposase; this encodes MAGVDIGRTHPHVVVINEEGEWLPSPRIENDETELPALIGDVPAISDDVP
- the panD gene encoding aspartate 1-decarboxylase translates to MHRTMMKSKIHRATVTQADLHYVGSLTIGSDLMEAADLLPGEKVDIVDIDNGSRLSTYVIEGPRNSGIIGINGAAARLISPGDLVIIISYAQVSDEEARDMKPHVVFVDEGNRIISAGHDPAEAPQGSGLLRGDIVVPPSSRLDPVGDLG
- a CDS encoding collagenase, producing MLLRTRLSVLAAGVVACCATATTVLPAQAFAAPPVVTAGSAPTTTTASADPAGPVGPAAPTAPTTTTGSEEPGEPAAPQSPALIGATRLLEEPAEASAPAQFKSLAVQSCTPADFAALTGADLVAFIKSSTTECIDSLYRSGGADPSIFNQARMLSVAAALKDVAATYPGDNTTGIAPMVKYLQVGYYIQFWHPVAAGAYTPALTDAVTAALDTLFAGTRWRDVSENNGRILKEVVWLTDSANVQAHYLGVYKRILDEYDNTYNQFPQMRAAVNSVLYYPLWEGYRNKDFVQALADDPSLINSLADFAINHRDLLSGLNYVLDTNAGNDLAKFAGMSPAAEAVAKPLVKKVLDSAPLLSPFGTLYLYTARQAEYFNYGQCSYYGICDLRNKLVSVILPNQLVCDNRILQAQSLSAAELATVCESLRKQDALFHSVSKDSGAIPNQYAKTVTFGIFANKADYTTYSWAIFGNSTDNGGVTLMDPTDPNKRAVTLMYQKAWNVNDPARVWNLNHEYTHYLDGIYNLKGNFDTQSSVPNKWWVEGLAEYVSYSHRGATDVDAMNQAAKHTYKLSTLFQNTYANSDSTRIYPWGYLAVRYMLERHPADVQSMLERFRVGDYPGGYAVYNNLGTSYDADFDAWLDACVAGGCLATGPTSLFDTTVNGATLSLNERSVQTGPGRITGWHWNFGDGTSSDERSPSHTYGAPGLYTVALTTTDDTGRIASTQAAVTTTALGLPTCTGQRADAMDRNCARTGRSATAGNTDYLYVYLPAGTTTLKVDTFGGTGQAYLYYNADTWASPKAYTAASTVAGTTHSITVTNPTAGYRYLGLYAATDFSGVTVTTQF
- a CDS encoding SDR family NAD(P)-dependent oxidoreductase; translation: MNGTSNQQTRPRTWLITGATSGIGRELTLQALANGDAVSALARNTASLDELTEVHGERLLPIQADVRDEQAVREAVERTLTRFGRIDVVANNAGYGLFGAVEEASDAQIRAVFDTNVFGVLNVLRATLPVLRAQRSGHILQGSSVYGQSAHPGVGLLAATKHAVEGLSDALLAEVAPLGIKVTIIQPGLTATPFLANLDVAAGLADYDQTVREVQKGIGELPASAFSSAARIATGIRTAVDSPNPPLRLALGTSGATGMRTALETRIADLDTWKRVTDAVDR
- a CDS encoding CGNR zinc finger domain-containing protein produces the protein MSSAAAGTPKLSPRTVTPAVEALLAFVNTRADGAGRRELFGDGDSLAAWLAECDDFGGETVATDADAAAARELRDALVTVLLAHSGDEESLGEPLQRAERHLRRAGSLYPLAAVVTAGGVELASPQAGVERVFGTVLAAVTTFAQSSDWGRIKACRNPPCHFGFLDRTRNGGGLYCSPGCGSQVSMRNYRRRQRQGTQAPPQA